The Pseudochaenichthys georgianus chromosome 23, fPseGeo1.2, whole genome shotgun sequence sequence tacgatgtgagggtctaaggatagagggtgtcgtttttctcatactgatattctgaacaatctgtgctgttgtatttgctataaagtgtctctactgtaggctatttttattatatgtacagcactttgggtcgaccaaaaatcgtttataaatgtgctatataaataaaacttgatttgatttgattttctcACCGAAACAGGGAAAATGGCCACACGTTTCTGTTTCCAGAAACACTTTCACAACATGTTGCATATTTCGGGgtttttctcagaacactatTCGAGCCATTCATTCCGCATTGGCGCAGCGTCCACAGCAACGAGACTGGGCATCTCTGATCAAACCATCCAGGTCCTGGGCCGCTGGTCATCCCAAGATTACCACACCTACATCCGCAACAATCTTAACGATCTCAGACAGGCACGCGCTCAACTCAGTTCCATTTAATCTGACTCTTttgggggcccgtaatcagcccaagcggatcatgccggagacggaacccccactctgagtctcccactgcacggaccacagcaCATCCTCCCAGACCAGAACATCccttcacccccctcatatcattcatTTGTTACTTCTGCAATAAACCTACAAACATCACACTGTTttggcgtggttcctgctagtgaaatgAAGTTAActtgttaacataggttcaggagcatggccacgccaAACCTACGCTACACAATGATGGGGAAAGATTTAAATATGAATCTGTGTGCTTAGCTGCTGGTGGATATTGTCACAGATTCTCAGAAACTATGCACCAATAACCTAAGAAGAGTGTATCTGAAGCATATGTGGCGCATATGCAAAGCAATGGGGGGAATACAATTATGGGAACCTTATTCCAAATATTCAAGAACAAAAATGAACACAGGATCCATTCATCTTTTCAATCTCATCAAAATGACCTGTTTTCTTTTGTCTGTAGATctcttttaaatataatttatattacaAACTATACCGTGGATATCAAAAGCTGGTTTCTTACAGATAAGATTTTACAGATACAGTCAGTTAATTACACAGATGACACAAATGCTGCTGTCAGAATCGCATGAGCTCAAGAAATGTAATGAAGGTACCTAAAAGCTAAATCCATCAGATATCTAGTTCTTCAGAAATGATTTTAAACATTGCAGCAGTAGTTCAATGCTGCATACCAGTGCACGATACAAAGCAACGTGCAGTGATGGCCAATGGCATGACTTACCATACACCCAGGAAATGACAATGCACTCAAAGCAGGCAATAAAGAGGAGACTGATTCCACTGGGGCCGTAGGTGTCAATCAGCTGGAAGACGAACATCCCTCCCTGAAACATGAGCATGAATATAATTACTGCCTGAGAGTAGTCTGCCTCCGACCACCTGTCACATTGCAGTTTACACCGAGTGtcgtcatttttttttaaatcagcatatGAATTATTGGTAATGGCTGAACatgtgtccatcaaagtgacgtTTGACCACCAAAATCAAATCAGTACTTACAGCCAAGAAATTAGCACCAAATGTAACCGCAAATGTAAAGGTGGTTGGTCATGGACATTTAAAAAGAATCACCTTATATCAGCGCTTAATGAAAAACGAAGGGTATATGTGAACGTTATAACAAGTCTTTTTATGAATAATTCAGAAGCAAATGTCATGACATATCTATCCAATAGCTGTCTCTCTAGCTAATACTGGAccaatttaaaaaatagttatgTGCATAGTCACATAGACACAAAGATATGGACAACTAGCATCCAGATTAAGAAAAGAAGCGTCCCTTGAACATACCAATAAAGATCACACAGTACTGcgagtgctaatctacagtatgtCTATGCTGTTATTGGATAATTAGTATCCCCTATGTCCTTATTTCACGAAGCAAGTCCTCACCTCAGTAAGGCATGGCAGCCCCAGCAGGAAGCAGACGACAGcgatgaccaggaccaggatCTCCCTGCGGCCGCGCCTCCTCAGCTGACCTGGGAACATGTCTGTGAGGCCTGTGGCCAggctctccacacacacaaactgtgaGGAGGGTAACACATTAGCTAATTTAATAGTGAGGAAACACTGCATACCGTATGATAAATGACATACAATACCTGTGAGTCCAGGCCGAGGAAGAGGATCATGAGGAAGAAGAGCACAGCCCAGAAGGATGAGCCAGGCAGCAACGACAGAGCCTTTGGATAAGCGATGAAGATCAGACCAGGACCTGGAGAAAGCACATAAAGGATTCTATCAGCACATCAGAGTGTTAGGGATTTAGAGTCTTCTAACATAGCCATTCCCAACATAAATCTGTCATGAAAGGTTGTAGCCtaataatgacaaaaaataaacatactTTAATGGAAGATAAATATGTTATCCTGTCATCTTGACCCCTCACATTTTTCACATGACTCTTTGAGGTGTGGGCTGGAGAATTCCTGTTTTAACACATGTATTAATAGCTTCAGTTTAATATATGCCGTTTTATTGCATGTTGCTTCCCTAAAAAGAAGGTGGACATTCAACAGAACTGTGTCTGGACGTTATATGCCATCTTGTGGGCATTGGTGGTTGTTGTCACGGCAAACACTGAAGCCATAATGTGAGAAAGTAGATGGCAACTACATTCACCCCTGATCATTTAAGTTTTATAATCCACAATGTCAAATATTTGTAGTACAAAACTATTGGCAACAATATATACTTatacaaaagtaaaagtagtctaCTTATACAAAagtagaataatatatatgatatgttttataattattgatcattaaagtgttatcaaagctggtaaaggtgctagttttaatgactttgtatactgcagggtagcttgtgaatttactccaggtggaactaacgtctgatttaacacttggttatattatatatttcacataattaataaacatctgtaaagtaactaaggtaCTAAagtaatgtagtggagtaaaagtacacaatttacctctgaactgtagtggggtagaagtgcAAAGTAGAAAACTGTTgatatactcaagtaaagtacaattgAATTGTACAGTACTTCAGTTACTGTAGTTAGTTACACCACTGTTATTTGGTATGTTTTCAATGCTGTTTGGaaataacaaataataattttgAAGTTGTCAAAAACAGTAATTGGCAGATTAATTGATTTAGAAATAAGGAATAACTGCAGCAGCAGTTTTAAGATATTTCAATACAGAAATACTGTTTTCTCCACACTTTGGGTTTGTTTTAATGCACTGATATCATGTGTGGCTCTGAACTATGTACGACCTTGCCTCTTTATGATAGGAGCAGGCAGGGCATTTCAGGTTGTTGACCTTTATGAGGAGACAGGCACATACTTGTTGTCTCCTACATTATCTCACAACTGCTGGAAGTCCGGAAGTCGCAGATGACCCATCGCAGATGACCCGACTTTCCGACACCCGTGGCTGATATTCCGACAACCGCGGCTGCGATTTacgactttgttgttatctATCTCCGTGTTTTGGATTATATAAACCTGATGTTTTTTGCTGCTCCGTTGAGCAACATACCCCATGTGTGTGAGTTAACCCTTATCCTTTGTATGTGATTTAACTCTGTTCCTTCTTGCAAGAATAAACTAGAACCTGATTATTGATTCTCAACCTGGTGTGAGTGATATTTTCCTAACAGATGCGAATGAAGTCATATTAGGAGGAAATTGCTAAAGGATGAAGGAATGAACTCACCGCTACTCGCCACCTCTTCTATGGGCAGGCCCATCTCATAAGCCATGAAGCCCAGCACGGAGAACACAGCAAAACCAGCAAAGATACTGGTGGCGCTGTTCAGCAGACACAATGCCAAGCAGTCCCTGCAACACAACAGATGTGTGAGGAGTACTGAGATCACAATgtaactcaagtaaaagtactcattttcCAGTATGGCCCATATCAGATTACATATTAAatgtttatatataatattaataataatatacgTAGTATTAATGCATTAATGTCAATGTTGCACTTGGTAAAGGCGGGGATTATTTAAATTACTTGATATACTGCTGGGTATTTAATGGTTGATTTGTATTCTGTATTATAAATCCCAAAAACTacatttgtaaaaaataaataatgtagtggctaaaaagtaaaaaagtagtaaagtaaaagtataaattagcataacattgaaacactcaagtacaagtacctaCAAATTGTACTAAGgtatagtacttgagtgaaTGCACTTACACCACTGCAGACCAAGAAGAAAAAACTGCACTGTCAAAGAGGAGGAGAAACCCCTTCTCGGTTAGGAGACCCCCGGTTTAGGGCAGCATTAGGACCCACAATCCCTAACCCCCTTTTGAATCTTAATTATGTCAATTTTAATAATCCAAACAACTGAGCATAGCCAGAGTCAAACACAAATATCACAGCTGTGATATAACAAGCAGCAAAGCACACGTCGTAGTTTAGCATCAATCAAGGCCAAATCAACCACAGTTACCAAGAAACTACAGCTTATCTTATCCATGGTTTCTACTTCCCACGACATCGGGAATTCAAATGATCAACTGCTGTCAGCCTTTTGAGGAAGGGTGTTCTTACCTTACTCTACTAAGCAGACCTTCAGAGACCACCAGAGAGACCAGGAATTGGGTCGAGATGTACAAAGTACAAACCGGTTTTATTGGGTTTTTACAAAAATAAAGGATTACCAGATCCAATAAATTAAATGCAAAGTTTAAGTCAGGCACAAGGTCCAAAGCTCAAACAGCCTAAAGCTCCAAAAACGGTCCTAAGAAGCCCCCAAAAAACGTCCGTTTCTCTTCACACATCATCTTTTATAACCGTTTCCGTCTTTGAGTAAGAGGGAGGTTGCATAGTTTCAGCTTTTactaatgaacaattacaaatCTAAAATCTAAATTAAACAAAAGAAGATTAAACAATATATATGAAAGCAGAATACATTGACAATGTCATATATGGAATTAAACTTATTTTAACTCAATATGAAAATATGGAAACTCAATTCAACAAAACATTTTAACAGTGATATAAACGTATAAACAATTGTAAGTATTATCACTAAGTTCTGATGCTTCCAGACGTTAGAGCTCAAATCATAATGGAAGTACACAGTGCACTCTCTTCCTGTGCACAATGTACTTTTGAAGTTGTAACTGTCCTCAATGTGTCAAAAACCACAAGGCCTTCATTCCCaatgtaaaaacagtcagtgtgaggatgtgctgtgtgtgtgtgtgtgtgtgtgtgtgtgtgtgtgtgtgtgtgtgtgtgtgtgtgtgtgtgtgtgtgtgtgtgtgtgtgtgtgtgtgtgtgtgtgtgtgtgtgtgtgtgtgtgtgtgtgtgtgtgtgtgttgtgtgtgtgtggtgtgtgtgtgtgtgtgtgtggtgtgtgtgtgtgtgtgtgtgtgtgtgtgtgtgtgtgtgtgtgtgtgtgtgtgtgtgtgtggatgctgACCTGTAGCagttgttgttgtatttgttgtAGCTCCCCAGAGAGGTGAGGACTCCCTGACACACGGCGTAGGAGAAGAACACCTGAGTCCCTGCATCCAGCCACACCTACAGAGGAAGAGATTTAGGAGACAACTCAGACGGACCTGGGATGTTGTTAAAATAACCTGACACATAGCTCACCATAAACTACTTTCCTAACAAGATACAAattgacctttattaatccctgtagGGAAATTCAGGTGTCATAGCAGCAACAGAAAGGAACACAGATATGGAATATACACAGGCATAATAagattaaaagtaaaaaaataagaataaacATGATCCTCTGCGGATCTAAGGTCCGGTAGAGGGGGATGGGGCACAGAGTCGCTTATCCaggcgggggagtgcatctgacgaaaagataggttgttgtgctctctATCTCTGCTTCTTATCCTACATGTTCACCCTGGACTAGAGGGGAAGCGTTCTTGGACGCCTTTTCAGCTCTGTTTCTTACTATATTCTTCCTACCCCGTTTACCTTGAACTATTCTAGGAGAGTGTGTTGACGTTGACTCGTTGGGCCTTTCCTCCTGTACTTGTTTGTTCCCCCGTTCTTTCCTTTAACTGAATCTAGGAGAGGGCATTTAGGCCTCTCTACTTCCTTTTGttgattagtttagtttttcaccCCCTTTCCCTTGAACTAATGTATACaggagagtgcatttacgtagtcacGTTGTGCCTTTCGGTGTATACTTTGACTTTCTGTCTCTTTGGAGAGTGCTAGTACGTTGGATACGttgggccttttcactgttgccCCTCTTCACTAGTatcccatgtcgcctctttataaTTTGGGTCTTCATAATTTCCACCCTATTTTAAGGGGAAGCATGATGGTgccttttcatttcaatttctggctttgtgtttcttcacctcttactcgtttaatatttaggagagtgcatttacgtagtcacgttgtgcctctcttCCTGGCTGTTATTTTCATACCCTTGTTTCTCTGAGAAGAGAATAAATACTATTCTAAAAAGGAGCTGATACATGGTGTCTCTTCACTTGTACACTTGAGGGGTCAGAGTTCATATGGTGAGGGATTCTATGAGCGGTATGCGCCGGCCTGTGCCTTTACCTTGgacttctaatagaactgctcgggtcttgatagattgagtggggaagttcatgagatatttctagagggttatcaagaataacttttatccaatgaccttttccctctctgtctgtgtctgtgtattctcttgttccgattaacccagccaaatcttttttcttgttttgtatctatatctacgccgggatccggagtcgaggctgatcctcttgctgtagtcctgtgtcttggatcctctatcccgagttctggattaagtcgtggacttcgggtcgtggctaaacctgtctctgcggtcctgccttgggtctcgccatgctgcttccctgatggcttccacaggattgtagctgacatcctcgtggattcatcttctcattacagacacatgcatttcctaacattcggtctatatgctgtaacatgtattatctcttggatttacacacggcatctattgcacgtctgtccgtcctgggagagggatccctcctctgttgctctccctgaggtttctcccattttttccccttaaactgcggggtttctctggaagtttttccttgtacgatgtgagggtctaaggacagagggtgtcgtttttctcatactgatattctgaacaatcagtgccgttgtatttgctgtaaagtgtctctactgtaggctatttttattatatgtacagcactttggctcgaccaaaaatcgtttataaatgtgctatataaatacaacttgatttgatttgatgtatTAACAGTATGGATAAAAATAGAAGGGTTCTGCGACATCCTTTTTTTGTTACTGCATTCACACATTGCAGCATGTTTGTGTCCGTTTAGGTGTGGGCGGTTGTTGACATGAATGTCTTTCAGCTGTACTCGTTCTGACAGCATATGGTTAACATTAGAGGCACAACACTGCTGTGTACCTGGCCTTGTGAAAGATAGAGCTGGCACGGCTCCAAACATTCACCAGGCCCTTACTCAGGCCCCATGGTGGTCCTGACTTATTCCAGCCTCAGGTCAGAAGTGGATGCTTCAGCCTGTGGCAAAGGATCTTCACTTGTGACTGGACAAAGAAGACAGTGTTGTGGCTTTGAAAGCATGTGCTTTATTTCAAAATCCTTTTGCTCTGGATTTACGCACACACATAATAGAAACATAAAAGGAGCCCAGATGTAGGACAGGACTCTGTTACGATTTCCTCTGTGGTGCAGGCAAAATTCCATGAAAGGCAGCTGAAGGGAGACTCATTAGAAACACATGTTTTTTAGGAGTCTGGCACTGCTTAGCTCTGCTTTTTGACCCAAAAGTGAAAATGCTCACGGTTTCTACTTATGCTTTCTTCCACAATTACAAGCCGAGATACCCACAATTGTTGAGAGGTCTAGGAGAAGATGTTCTTACAACAGCAGCCACAGCCTCTTGCAGGACGATGGTGTTCATGTTGCACAGAGATCCACATACCAGCAGAAGAAAAggaagtgaggggggggggttgtctGAGGCTCTAGTGACCCTATGGTGATTAGCTTTGACCCCTGAGGTCTTGCTGTGAAGTGTCAAAGAGGAGTCTGTGTGCAGATGTCCGTATACTCCAGAGGagagcttttttttttaacaaacttCTCACTGAAAATAAATCATAGTTTGCTTTTCTTGTTAAGCCTCTGTCTTGGGAACGGAAACAAGATTCAAGGCAAATAGAAAGGGGGGTGTTGGAGAGAAACAACAGGACACCATCCTGTTAGAAAACAGTAATCTAAAAGATAGTGACATATTGAGAAATAAAAAGAGAGATGATGCTCTGTTCGGTTGTAAAGCCAACCGTGCAATTGTACTAACGCATCGTTCTGCAAGCCTTTACTTCAGTAAATACAGAATGTCTGTCGTGTGCATCGAGTTTGTCATGTATTACAAATGATATCTTGATTAATGAGTTCTTACATTTGGATCACTGATCTTGCTGAAGTCTGGGTAGAGGTAATACATCAGTCCCTCCCACGCTCCTGGGAGTGTCACTCCACGGAAGAAGAGGATCAAGAGCATCAGGTAGGGGAAAGTAGCTGTGAAGTACACTACCTGCAAACAAAAGCTAGGTTAGGATGTCATGTGCAAACTTAAACACTTTAAATTAAGTCTCTATGGCCAAAATGCCAAACACGGCCAAAATGCTAACACGTCTTACCGAGAATGTTAAAAGAGAAATAAAGTATAGCATACAAATCTGTAGTCCATAGGAAAGCTAGATTTAATCTGTGTGATCAATTatgttaaatatttgtataaaataaatatgaataaCTATGAGCACTGCTTCCTGGGAATCTCTGGAGCATAGGTAAACAATCTTAATGAATTAAAATGACAACAGTATCAAGAGAGGCAATTACAAAATGCTAATTTGCACATCGAATGGCTATTGCTTCATACATGTTGTTAttcaattataaaataaaatgtgcatACACTAATTATTCAAGATCAATATCAATCACCAAAAAAAGGGAGATACTTATATGTATGCAGCTGAATATCAGGGGCAGTACACACATGTATGCTAAAGGGGTACTCGCCTTTCCTGTGGTCTTGATTCCCTTAAAGATGCAAAAGTACACCATAACCCAGGCAAGGAGGAGACACAAAGCCAGGTCCCAGTTTAGCTTTCCCAGGGACCCATCATCTGGCAGCCTTAACACACGGTGCCTGGGGGGAGGAGATCCGACACGTAAACACATACAGCTACATCCTCTGCAAATGGCATGCAGAATAATCGACGTACGGATGTGGAAGGCAAACAAACACAATTTGTTTCTTCTTCCAAAAGCTGTTACGAATGCTTCATGGAACACATACTTTTTGTGTCTACAGCGGTGAGAATACATTCAAAAAGAGAGAACATCATCATAAATACAGATGTCAAAATCAGCCTTGGTCTATTTTGGAGAGCTTCAGAACAGATTATAAAAATGTCAGTGGAAAAAGCACACCTTTTTCTCATCTCGCAGCACAGAGTGATTTCCCAATGTCTACCCTCACAACATTATCATGTGAGCAGCAGCCAATTGTTCTAAatatctgaaaaggaaaaaaaagggaTGTTTGTTCATCCTCATGTTGAATAAGCACCCCGACAGAAAAAATGGCCTCTTGGTATCTGTGAGGCATTAAGCTCTATTATGAGGTGTGTTCAAGGACAATGCCATCACATATTTCCTGTTTAAATAAGTTACAGTAAGTGTGTGAATGAGTGTGTTTCTCACATCCAGAACTCCTCCTCCGATGACTTTCCCAATAGGAAAGGCATGTCATCGATGGTGGCATttctaaaaacaacaacagaggCAGGTAAGTTGAAATCAAAAAAACTATTCTAAGCAATGCTTGCAGTTTTAATTTTCTGAACACTTTCACTCACTTTCAACCATCTTCAAGGGGGGTTACCATCATTTTGTTATAATACACATTTGAAAGATGTTATTTCCTTCAGGCAGAGCCAAGCTGTACAGtcgttatgctaagctaagctaactgctTCTGGCTATGTGTTTCATATTTACCCTTTGAGTGGTTTTGAACTTCTTCATCTAACtcattttagttttttctaTTTGACAGCCCACTTCCAACAactttcacacacacaataattcATCAGTAATTATTGTGTTTACGTGTCACCCTCACACTGTCCAAAGGGAGCAATCATAAGTAGTTTATAGTCATTTTAATCACAGAAACAGATGTTAGGACCTCCAGCTCTGAACACATGAAGGCGAGGGTGTGTCAAACTGCTATATCTATGAAAGCCAAGAATAATCTCATGTTTTCCAATCATCCTTATCAATACCATCTAAATGATTTCAGCAAGTGATAGTTCACTCATGTACAGCTTGACAATGCAGCTTACGTCCATGATCCAAAGTAGTCTGGTGTGCTGATGTTGTGCAGGAACGACCAGTTGGAGCCAGCTTGAAACAATTCGCGGTTGGCAAAGCCGCTTTGGTGATCGTAACAATTCTCTACGaaagtaaagaaaaagaaattaaGGCGAGACGGATGTTGCGTGCCTAAAAATCATAAAAACGTGAAGGAGAATGCATGGTGAGCTTCGTCTGAAAGAAAGCAATAAGCACACAAACAATCAAATACAGACGTGTTTAAACAAGCCAGTGTAGATGTGTCACAAAGCATGGCTCACCAGTGTTCCACCAGTTGTTACATGTGGACCAGGGCAAAGGGCTCTTGAAGGAGCTGTACAGGTAGAAGATAGCCCAGGCCAACACCACGATGTAGTAGATGTTCAGATAGAGCACTATCACTCCGGATGCAATCCCCACCCCTGCAGGACACAGTAtatataacattaaatacatctgCACAATTGCCACAATTTATGTATTGCCTATGGTTATTTTTAAGCAACATTGGATGATTGTAATAAAGATACTGAGAAAACAAGCTTAAACAAAGCTTGCATTGTTATTAATGGTTGACCACTCGTTGACCTCCTTGTTGCCGTTAAGAAACATTGAAAGTATTACATGGAAAACATGCTTTTTATACAAGGTTTGTCTTGTGTTTACCCTGGAACATGGGGCTTATCTTCCTCCAGGCGGTCACCCCACTCTCACTGGTGTACTGGCCCAAAGCAGTCTCCAGGAAAAACAAAGGAATGCCACAGAAGAAGAGGAACACAAAGTAAGGGATGAAGAAGACGCCTGCAAATATATAGATGAATAGATGAAGAAGAGTCGTATTTGATGTAAGGATCCACAAATATTGGCATGCTGCACACACATATAAACACATGTGGGATGAAAGGGCCGATTCttaattaaatacatatttgcTGGATTTACACGATCTTCCATTCTACTTGGAAAATGACCCCTCTACAGAATCATGAACCAAAACCAAAGTAAGCAATTGTTTTCGGATTCATAAGTGTCCGTCCcaaagaggggaaatgtacattgttacagcaaaagtgaAATTAAGACGCATGCATAAAATATTAAAGATAAAAATACAattaacaaaaacacacatgcaGGGACAAAACAACGTAATAGTAACAGTATTTAAACTGATAGAGTGTAGCTAGTATAAAGATAAGTATAAATGGGAtatttgaaatgtgttttgatTTTGAGGACAACAATGGAAATGAAATTAAAGTGTGTTGGTTTTCCTGGTTTTCATgtggacacacaaacacatcatcAGGCACCCACATCTGTAAATCCACCTCAGCATCTGGCCCATACATCCAAACCAGGTTCCTCACCTCCTCCATTTTTGTAGCACAAATAGGGGAAACGCCAAACATTCCCGAGGCCAATGATTTCTCCAGCCATGGAGAGCAGAAACTCCGTCTTGTTGGCCCATTTCTCCCTGGGCTCACCCTCTTCCACGGGAGCGCCTTTTTCTGGCCCCGACACTGGAGCAGGGGCCCCTCTGGCTATTTTCTCAGTCATGGTCTCTCAGTCTATTGTATGCATAATAAACACAAGTGAAATGCAACCATGTCTGTGAGGTTCTCCCCAGCTCTTGTGCATGGGAACAAGATAAAAGGCACTTTATTCATAGTTTTATTAAATTGTCCTTCTTTGTTTGAGTCTATGCCAAAAACATGAAACTCCCAAACGATGTACTGCTAGACCTCTGCTACTTACTGCTACTATGCTGCTTACTGCTAGACCTACTAGACCTCTAAGAAATAACTCACTGAACATCCGTGAAGTTTGCAAAAAACAACCATGACAACATAATTAAACATGTTTAGCTTCTTGGGAAATATTTAAATGTGTAACTCACCAGTGAGCTGCAGCGAGCGCTTCAATACAACCTGAccaagaacattaagaaaaagcttTCTTCTGAAAAAGGGCGTGTCCTGGGCTGTacccccgcacacacacacacacacacacacacacacacacacacacacacacacgcacacgcacacgcacacgcacacgcacacgcacacgcacacgcacacgcacacgcacacacacacgcacacgcacacacacacacacagtacacacagtacacacaggggcgtcgcctggggtAGCATCCGGGGCtttagccccggatgttttttcTTTAGACCCGGGcaaattctccctcaataatataatacattaacctactTTACCTATAGGACGGACGTTAGAATTGTAATTTcccatgttcagtgaatgcaacacagAGGCAAGACGAcgccaccagaccaatcagagagttgcatggaaataaacgtgttttattggctgacaggtacgtacctttcctctgtgacaatgtttaCACTTTAAAGTTTAAACTGTCAGCCCCTGACGCGGAGATTCTGAAGATGGACATTAGACAtttctttaataaaaaagacgacaattctcaagtggtggctcacacaacaaccccagagccaccaccggagccaggtgaacaaggtatgtacCTGTCAGTAAACGTACAAGTTAtgtcaacatgtaagcaaagcataaattatagctacgttgacgttactttgaatcgcgcgggtaagctaaaccgttagcaagtagctatagctagccagatatattaaataaacactttgtcatacaatctaaatgttgtgttttttagcgttacttggtgatttcaaagaaagctctctgggaaatgttgattTACTGTCAGTGTTCGACAtcaagctagaagctaccttacagtacacagttgatcctgagtcctgtcagttaaagtgtttcatagttagcttagctaagcatcaacctagcactgaaatatatatggatgttatgtgacagtatttctgagaaaaagtcagctgaaatggtggcatagttgccactgctttacgtgtcgacagcatgtttgaactagggatgccagcgattattcgattattcgaatattcggtcgaataatcgattattattcgccagggctgccgaataatcgattttgatcatggtcattttctggcaaccctagtttgaacgtatttgcagcagtaaatgtggctgtctggccactgacgttgccataacaacacctgcatttaaatgtgcaacctctttttgtgaca is a genomic window containing:
- the LOC117468458 gene encoding sodium- and chloride-dependent betaine transporter-like isoform X1, producing MTEKIARGAPAPVSGPEKGAPVEEGEPREKWANKTEFLLSMAGEIIGLGNVWRFPYLCYKNGGGVFFIPYFVFLFFCGIPLFFLETALGQYTSESGVTAWRKISPMFQGVGIASGVIVLYLNIYYIVVLAWAIFYLYSSFKSPLPWSTCNNWWNTENCYDHQSGFANRELFQAGSNWSFLHNISTPDYFGSWTNATIDDMPFLLGKSSEEEFWMHRVLRLPDDGSLGKLNWDLALCLLLAWVMVYFCIFKGIKTTGKVVYFTATFPYLMLLILFFRGVTLPGAWEGLMYYLYPDFSKISDPNVWLDAGTQVFFSYAVCQGVLTSLGSYNKYNNNCYRDCLALCLLNSATSIFAGFAVFSVLGFMAYEMGLPIEEVASSGPGLIFIAYPKALSLLPGSSFWAVLFFLMILFLGLDSQFVCVESLATGLTDMFPGQLRRRGRREILVLVIAVVCFLLGLPCLTEGGMFVFQLIDTYGPSGISLLFIACFECIVISWVYGADRFYDNIEDMIGYKPFPVLKYCWMFITPLICWATMMYDLSIKKEVYVYGYTIGSHWGILGTILVLTPLISIPAFILISQWKNPNTMTTPSSDLRQARPDKPILTLCKKAIFKAQPPPNRPVEENKENREKREMEEPMV
- the LOC117468458 gene encoding sodium- and chloride-dependent betaine transporter-like isoform X2, with amino-acid sequence MFGVSPICATKMEETALGQYTSESGVTAWRKISPMFQGVGIASGVIVLYLNIYYIVVLAWAIFYLYSSFKSPLPWSTCNNWWNTENCYDHQSGFANRELFQAGSNWSFLHNISTPDYFGSWTNATIDDMPFLLGKSSEEEFWMHRVLRLPDDGSLGKLNWDLALCLLLAWVMVYFCIFKGIKTTGKVVYFTATFPYLMLLILFFRGVTLPGAWEGLMYYLYPDFSKISDPNVWLDAGTQVFFSYAVCQGVLTSLGSYNKYNNNCYRDCLALCLLNSATSIFAGFAVFSVLGFMAYEMGLPIEEVASSGPGLIFIAYPKALSLLPGSSFWAVLFFLMILFLGLDSQFVCVESLATGLTDMFPGQLRRRGRREILVLVIAVVCFLLGLPCLTEGGMFVFQLIDTYGPSGISLLFIACFECIVISWVYGADRFYDNIEDMIGYKPFPVLKYCWMFITPLICWATMMYDLSIKKEVYVYGYTIGSHWGILGTILVLTPLISIPAFILISQWKNPNTMTTPSSDLRQARPDKPILTLCKKAIFKAQPPPNRPVEENKENREKREMEEPMV